In Candidatus Contubernalis alkalaceticus, the genomic window AAGTTCGATTGACCGTGCCGGACTTCAGATTTGGCTAATAATGGTCAGTTTCAGAAGCTAGCGATTATAGCAATAATGGGCAGTAATAACCTGACTTGCCTATATTTACTATATTTAAAATTATCATGGCAAATGTTCTTTAACCGTATAGAGGGAGGAAGTATTGATGCGTATTCCTGATGAACTAAGCCTGTACCGAAGGAGTGAAGATTTTATCTGGACCGACGAGCATATTTCGAAGGGTATGCTGGCAGCCCATCTAGATTTTACCAGTGATGCCGCCAGCAGGAATATCAGGACAATTGATCGGACCGTTGAGTGGATTTCCCAAAAAATCCCTCATGGAGGCCGGGTTCTGGATTTGGGATGCGGACCGGGGCTTTATGCTTCCAGGCTGGGCAAAAAAGGATACGATGTAACGGGAATTGATATATCCAAGAGGTCTGTTGCCTATGCCAGGGAGAAGGCTTTGGAAGAAAACATCCGGATCGATTACCGCTGGGCTGACTACCTGAGGGATGACATAGGCACAGGGTATGATGGAGTTCTATGCATCTATTGTGATTTTGGTGCCCTTCTTCCTGCAGAGTTGGAGATTCTTTTACATAAAGTCAGGGATGCCTTGAAACGGGAAGGAACTTTT contains:
- a CDS encoding class I SAM-dependent methyltransferase; the protein is MRIPDELSLYRRSEDFIWTDEHISKGMLAAHLDFTSDAASRNIRTIDRTVEWISQKIPHGGRVLDLGCGPGLYASRLGKKGYDVTGIDISKRSVAYAREKALEENIRIDYRWADYLRDDIGTGYDGVLCIYCDFGALLPAELEILLHKVRDALKREGTFIFDVFKPEICLELKEKKTWQSSPGRGFWSGKPHILLEEVRHFPDQKAWGTRNVVMEEGKEAREFIIWDHYFTEAEIKELLLSYGLGVASFNTRLVSNNTFTSSQVMFVEANKEG